One Salmo salar chromosome ssa01, Ssal_v3.1, whole genome shotgun sequence DNA window includes the following coding sequences:
- the LOC106597681 gene encoding uncharacterized protein isoform X1: MSLSYILLIYVAGVAVKESCADSVPTPTIVFSSGYINVATPVTVRCESPEGTECNFYRDHDPNPIRTVDYKQGACQFKLLWNEFKKWNKTEVDLSCVILQNREDKTIKTSKPSDARRLNVGDPIEMPSVHVEKIGNYLNLRCEAKAGTSCYFYLNNGYSHFNKQPYKDNVCVGRVAEEELQRKRSSAGEIFITCAVELVVEGEDTVTSQHSEPLGITIDVVNPPGATSSPSAFSLIITGQEETSSNVTSQERESVSEIPFYQYTSLRAVVYVIILLMEFVLCLLWYRRGTCLLILIHNM, encoded by the exons ATGTCTTTGTCTTATATTCTTCTCATTT ATGTTGCCGGTGTTGCGGTAAAAGAAAGTTGTGCAG ATTCGGTTCCCACTCCCACTATTGTATTTTCCTCTGGGTACATCAATGTAGCTACACCTGTTACAGTACGCTGTGAGTCACCAGAAGGCACAGAGTGCAATTTCTACAGAGATCACGACCCCAACCCTATAAGAACAGTGGATTACAAGCAGGGTGCTTGCCAGTTCAAGTTGTTGTGGAATGAGTTCAAAAAGTGGAACAAGACTGAAGTAGATCTCAGCTGTGTAATtctacagaacagagaagataaaACGATCAAAACCTCAAAACCTAGTGATGCTCGAAGACTTAATGTGGGTG ATCCAATTGAAATGCCCAGTGTTCATGTGGAGAAGATCGGGAATTACCTCAATCTTCGATGTGAGGCCAAGGCTGGCACCTCATGCTACTTTTATCTGAACAATGGTTACTCACACTTTAATAAACAACCCTACAAAGACAATGTCTGTGTGGGGAGAGTGGCAGAAGAGGAACtgcagaggaagaggagcagtGCTGGAGAGATCTTCATCACCTGTGCTGTGGAGCTGGTGGTAGAGGGTGAAGATACtgtgacatcacagcatagtGAACCCCTCGGTATCACCATAGATG TTGTAAATCCTCCAGGAGCTACTAGTTCCCCATCAGCGTTCAGTTTAATCATAACTGGCCAGGAGGAGACAAGCAGCAATGTCACATCCCAAGAAAGAG AATCCGTCTCAGAGATCCCCTTCTACCAATATACCAGTCTTCGTGCTGTTGTCTATGTTATCATTCTGCTGATGGAATTTGTTCTGTGTCTTCTCTGGTATAGACGTGGTACATGCCTTCTCATACTCATACACAACATGTAA
- the LOC106597681 gene encoding uncharacterized protein isoform X2 yields MSLSYILLIYVAGVAVKESCADSVPTPTIVFSSGYINVATPVTVRCESPEGTECNFYRDHDPNPIRTVDYKQGACQFKLLWNEFKKWNKTEVDLSCVILQNREDKTIKTSKPSDARRLNVGDPIEMPSVHVEKIGNYLNLRCEAKAGTSCYFYLNNGYSHFNKQPYKDNVCVGRVAEEELQRKRSSAGEIFITCAVELVVEGEDTVTSQHSEPLGITIDGATSSPSAFSLIITGQEETSSNVTSQERESVSEIPFYQYTSLRAVVYVIILLMEFVLCLLWYRRGTCLLILIHNM; encoded by the exons ATGTCTTTGTCTTATATTCTTCTCATTT ATGTTGCCGGTGTTGCGGTAAAAGAAAGTTGTGCAG ATTCGGTTCCCACTCCCACTATTGTATTTTCCTCTGGGTACATCAATGTAGCTACACCTGTTACAGTACGCTGTGAGTCACCAGAAGGCACAGAGTGCAATTTCTACAGAGATCACGACCCCAACCCTATAAGAACAGTGGATTACAAGCAGGGTGCTTGCCAGTTCAAGTTGTTGTGGAATGAGTTCAAAAAGTGGAACAAGACTGAAGTAGATCTCAGCTGTGTAATtctacagaacagagaagataaaACGATCAAAACCTCAAAACCTAGTGATGCTCGAAGACTTAATGTGGGTG ATCCAATTGAAATGCCCAGTGTTCATGTGGAGAAGATCGGGAATTACCTCAATCTTCGATGTGAGGCCAAGGCTGGCACCTCATGCTACTTTTATCTGAACAATGGTTACTCACACTTTAATAAACAACCCTACAAAGACAATGTCTGTGTGGGGAGAGTGGCAGAAGAGGAACtgcagaggaagaggagcagtGCTGGAGAGATCTTCATCACCTGTGCTGTGGAGCTGGTGGTAGAGGGTGAAGATACtgtgacatcacagcatagtGAACCCCTCGGTATCACCATAGATG GAGCTACTAGTTCCCCATCAGCGTTCAGTTTAATCATAACTGGCCAGGAGGAGACAAGCAGCAATGTCACATCCCAAGAAAGAG AATCCGTCTCAGAGATCCCCTTCTACCAATATACCAGTCTTCGTGCTGTTGTCTATGTTATCATTCTGCTGATGGAATTTGTTCTGTGTCTTCTCTGGTATAGACGTGGTACATGCCTTCTCATACTCATACACAACATGTAA